A region from the Diorhabda sublineata isolate icDioSubl1.1 chromosome X, icDioSubl1.1, whole genome shotgun sequence genome encodes:
- the LOC130450801 gene encoding ELMO domain-containing protein 2, whose product MNFSLWWMFTYYFRSVIKWFLRKTTGLCELQRICYGEVAGAPRIKKVESCLYMSKSHQIKQLIQHLNSISDSNGFFGPNHKNVLNGAVKVVLLVKEIDPKIHFQFVKSFEICVKQIWGYRQLIAEVERLRTTSYDSENLEHENKLNNLWMNLKPEEKLEGRITKQWQEIGFQGEDPKTDFRGMGLLGLENLLFFASVHRSAAQHVLSHSYHPKHGYCFAIVGINLTSLAWSLLKEGSAKTYVYNNCINIPSITLFHHFYSYLFYEFDRFWMECRPKNIMEFSNIKNKFENNIRSSLQDSNTDFRIGVTVNYV is encoded by the exons ATGAATTTCTCATTGTGGTGGAtgtttacatattattttcGTTCAGTGATTAAAtggtttttgagaaaaacaacAGGGCTATGTGAATTGCAACGAATTTGTTACGGTGAGGTGGCCGGAGCACCTCGCATAAAAAAAGTGGAAAGTTGCTTATACATGTcaaaatcacatcaaataaaACAACTCATCCAACATCTTAATAGCATTTCTGATTCTAATGGATTCTTCGGTCCAAatcataaaaatgtattaaatggAGCAGTTAAGGTTGTATTATTAGTGAAAGAAATTGAtccaaaaatacattttcaatttgtgaaaagttttgaaatatgtgTTAAACAGATTTGGGGTTATAGACAACTCATTGCTGAAGTAGAGCGATTAAGAACTACCTCTTATGACAGTGAAAATCTTGAGCACgagaacaaattaaataatctGTGGATGAACCTCAAACCCGAAGAAAAACTTGAAG GTCGGATTACTAAACAGTGGCAAGAAATTGGATTTCAAGGAGAAGATCCAAAAACTGATTTTCGAGGAATGGGTCTATTAGGTTtagaaaatctattattttttgctAGCGTTCATCGTTCGGCAGCTCAACATGTTCTTAGTCATTCATATCATCCCAAACACGGTTATTGTTTTGCCATTGTAGGTATTAATCTTACAAGTTTAGCATGGTCTTTGTTAAAAGAAGGTAGTGCAAAAACTtatgtatataataattgtataaatatacctTCAATAACactatttcatcatttctataGTTATCTGTTTTATGAATTTGACAGATTTTGGATGGAATGTAGGCCTAAAAATATAATGGAgttttcaaatatcaaaaataaatttgaaaacaatatcaGGTCATCTTTACAAGATTCAAACACAGATTTCAGAATTGGTGTTACTGTTAATTATGTATAA
- the LOC130450877 gene encoding poly(U)-binding-splicing factor half pint isoform X1, with protein MMTSFQQQRLMMTTSTKSIPITQSVNALAPLLPPPSLPPSVLPPIPPPPMIPPGIQTLGIPPPPLPSMQINTVDTVSHQISLPIEQESGGTPEMECVSKPKSELDSMDYEPPAPGTEETPDIPVDPARLCAGYEYNYDLTQIGEVITGPGARSSTIAGILGGSLPKLSSEDAEAVSKAKKYAMEQSIRMVLMKQTIAYQQQQEASQRNLIQRQQALALMCRVYVGSISFELKEDTIRQAFLPFGPIKSINMSWDPVTQKHKGFAFVEYEIPEAAQLALEQMNGVMIGGRNIKVVGRPSNMPQAQNVIDEIQEEAKQYNRIYVASIHPDLVEDDIKSVFEAFGPIIYCKLAQGSSGNRHKGYGFIEYETAQAANEAIASMNLFDLGGQYLRVGRAITPPNALLGPSSGSSVLPTAAAVAAAAATAKIQAMDAVASNVAALGLPNLSKSPASPAIVTQSVVMPGITQPVVTMPTVVSTTGIPPAVIPPPGIAIPQITAQPSIVTPIITPPQVVVPAPSIVTPTISQPPSMESIKKVHEAQQKQQEQLQKKLLDQSEPQTLQQQENMSIKGQNARHFVMQKLMRKVDSRIVILRNMVGPEDVDDMLQEEIQEECSKFGSVERVIIYNEKQSEEDDDSDVIVKIFVEFTETTASEKARDALNGRYFGGRLVQASLYDQTLFDHSDFSG; from the exons ATGATGACTTCTTTTCAACAGCAACGCCTCATGATGACTACATCGACTAAATCC attccAATAACTCAGAGTGTTAATGCTCTAGCTCCGTTGTTACCTCCTCCCAGTTTACCTCCATCAGTTCTACCTCCCATTCCTCCACCGCCGATGATTCCACCAGGCATCCAGACATTGGGCATACCTCCTCCTCCATTACCTTCAATGCAAATAAATACTGTTGATACCGTTTCTCATCAAATATCCCTTCCTATTGAACAAGAATCAGGAGGGACTCCAGAAATGGAATGTGTAAGTAAGCCTAAATCAGAACTTGATTCCATGGATTATGAACCTCCTGCTCCAGGAACAGAAGAAACACCGGATATACCAGTTGATCCAGCAA gATTGTGTGCTGGATACGAGTATAACTATGATTTAACTCAAATCGGAGAAGTTATTACAG GTCCTGGCGCTCGTAGCAGTACCATAGCTGGTATTCTAGGAGGTTCACTTCCAAAACTATCTTCTGAAGACGCCGAAGCCGTtagtaaagcaaaaaaatatgcaatGGAACAGAGTATTAGAATGGTTCTTATGAAGCAGACCATTGCATATCAACAGCag CAAGAGGCTAGTCAAAGGAATCTTATCCAGAGGCAGCAGGCTCTCGCCCTCATGTGCAG ggTGTATGTAGGTAGCATAAGTTTCGAGTTGAAAGAAGATACTATCAGACAGGCTTTTCTACCTTTTGGCCCAATTAAGTCTATAAATATGTCTTGGGATCCAGTTACACAAAAACATAAGGGCTTTGCATTTGTTGAATACGAAATACCAGAGGCAGCACAATTGGCACTTGAACAGATGAATGGTGTCATGATTGGTGGTAGAAATATTAAAGTTGTCGGAAGACCTAGCAACATGCCACAGGCACAAAACGTCATCGATGAAATTCAAGAAGAAGCTAAACAATATAATAGAATTTATGTAGCATCCATACATCCAGATTTAGTTGAAGATGATATCAAAAG tgtgTTTGAAGCATTTGGCCCTATTATATATTGTAAACTTGCCCAAGGTAGTTCAGGAAACAGACACAAAGGTTATGGATTTATTGAATATGAAACTGCCCAGGCTGCAAACGAAGCTATTGCCAGtatgaatttatttgatttaggTGGCCAGTATCTAAGAGTTGGTAGAGCTATTACACCTCCTAATGCATTATTGGGACCTTCTTCGGGATCTAGTGTTTTACCAACAGCAGCCGCAG TTGCTGCGGCAGCTGCAACTGCAAAAATACAAGCCATGGATGCAGTAGCTAGTAATGTAGCAGCGCTAGGATTACCTAATTTAAGCAAATCTCCAGCTTCTCCAGCGATAGTGACTCAATCAGTAGTAATGCCTGGCATTACTCAACCTGTTGTAACAATGCCTACTGTAGTTTCAACAACTGGTATCCCACCTGCAGTTATTCCGCCTCCTGGTATCGCCATACCACAAATAACAGCACAGCCTTCTATTGTTACACCTATAATTACTCCACCACAA gTTGTTGTGCCCGCACCATCAATAGTCACACCTACAATCAGTCAACCACCATCAATGGAATCCATTAAAAAAGTCCATGAAGCACAACAAAAACAACAAGAGCAATTgcagaaaaaattgttagacCAAAGTGAACCGCAAACCTTACAGCAGCAAGAAAATATGTCCATAAAAGGCCAAAATGCCAGACACTTTGTGATGCAGAAACTAATGAGGAAAGTCGACTCTAGGATTGTTATTCTCAg aaACATGGTAGGCCCAGAAGATGTTGATGATATGTTACAGGAGGAAATTCAAGAAGAATGTAGTAAATTTGGATCAGTTGAAAgagttataatttataatgaaaaacagtCTGAAGAAGATGACGATTCTGATGTGATAGTTaaaatttttgtggaattcaCAGAAACTACCG cTAGTGAAAAAGCGAGGGACGCTTTAAATGGAAGATATTTCGGAGGAAGACTGGTGCAAGCGTCACTATATGACCAAACATTATTTGATCATAGTGATTTTTCGGGTTAA
- the LOC130451271 gene encoding probable NADH dehydrogenase [ubiquinone] 1 alpha subcomplex subunit 12: MAKYFGIDRAFTFLKTIKDAGGIKASLYKLYRMDSLRPGTLVGTDKYGNKYFENPNYFYGRNRWVEYAPYYGLEYDGSQVPAEWFGWLHYKTDLIPDKDPFRPKYKWMADHTENLSGTPGQYMPYSTTRPKIEGWVPPK, encoded by the exons atgGCCAAGTATTTTGGCATAGATCGAGCATTTACTTTCTTAAAAACCATTAAAGATGCAGGGGGTATTAAAGCATCCCTCTATAAACTTTATAg AATGGATAGTTTAAGACCGGGAACGCTTGTTGGTACtgataaatatggaaataaatattttgaaaatcctAATTACTTTTATGGTAGAAATAGATGGGTCGAATATGCTCCTTATTATg gTTTAGAATATGATGGAAGTCAAGTGCCTGCAGAATGGTTTGGATGGTTACATTATAAAACTGATTTAATACCTGACAAAGATCCTTTTAGGCCAAAATACAAATGGATGGCAGACCATACAGAAAATTTAAGTGGAACACCAGGACAATATATGCCTTATTCTACCACTAGACCTAAAATTGAAGGTTGGGTCCCACCCAAATAA
- the LOC130450878 gene encoding NADH dehydrogenase [ubiquinone] 1 alpha subcomplex assembly factor 2-like: MSQPQSRSIWAMIIRNFINSIKPRQFRGTLVGTDYFGNKYYEIPADPSVGKRRDSRWFTPPKKDDFMQEMPAEWESWLRGRRKHPPTEEEVMKNVAIMEMKKQNAIEVDAKGGQMTPLTKGYETFPKRHEYESVPGKRNC; encoded by the coding sequence ATGTCTCAACCTCAAAGCCGTAGTATATGGGCAatgataataagaaattttattaattctataaagCCTAGACAATTTCGCGGGACCCTCGTTGGCACAGATTATTTTGgcaataaatattatgaaattccAGCTGATCCATCAGTTGGTAAAAGACGTGATAGTCGATGGTTTACTCCACCCAAAAAAGATGATTTTATGCAAGAAATGCCGGCGGAATGGGAATCATGGTTAAGAGGAAGAAGAAAGCATCCACCGACCGAAGAAGAGGTAATGAAAAACGTAGCCataatggaaatgaaaaagCAAAATGCCATAGAAGTAGATGCCAAAGGAGGTCAAATGACACCGTTAACCAAAGGTTATGAAACATTTCCAAAGAGACATGAGTATGAATCTGTACCAggaaaaagaaattgttga
- the LOC130451270 gene encoding histone-lysine N-trimethyltransferase SMYD5 → MDVEVRHDLFKGKGVYAKKPFLKDSIIFQEDPLVSCQLSWNAAYGYLACDHCLRPLETAQENAGRLSGQLVELPYPECCTIDKSKITKCPYCPVNYCSEECKMEAFDHYHKTLCHETNGSHPLEQLNEAWKKVHYPPETNSIMLIARLLSRIQQASNKEDAIAQTLEFCHTTTDKSKNLAHKLLGEKFVNQIYTLHGLLVAAIPNEGIEHLLTFDGFLSLLALIGTNTQGVGTSAIANWATKAENLSLETKDKEVFDSFLDQLYQQMEENVGDFLNNEGVALYRLQSCCNHSCDPNAVVKFMNNNHRLSLVALKDIEEGEEICISYLDDCVLTKSRHSRCKELMNNYLFVCRCDRCNNESDQPDETSEEDDSMSD, encoded by the exons ATGGACGTAGAAGTGCGGCATGATTTATTCAAG GGCAAAGGGGTGTATgcgaaaaaaccatttttaaagGATAGTATTATTTTCCAAGAAGACCCTTTGGTATCTTGTCAGTTATCATGGAATGCAGCATATGGTTATTTGGCATGTGATCATTGTTTGAG GCCTTTAGAAACAGCTCAAGAAAATGCTGGTAGATTATCTGGACAATTGGTAGAATTACCTTATCCAGAATGCTGCACAAttgataaaagtaaaataactAAGTGTCCATATTGTCCTGTGAATTATTGTTCAGAAGAATGTAAAATGGAAGCATTTGATCACTATCACAAGACACTTTGTCACGAAACAAATGGCTCTCATCCTTTAGAGCAATTGAATGAAGCTTGGAA GAAAGTACATTATCCACCAGAAACTAATAGTATTATGTTAATAGCTCGATTATTAAGTAGAATACAACAAGCTTCCAATAAAGAAGATGCAATTGCACAAACCCTTGAATTTTGTCACACAACAACTGACAAATCTAAGAATTTAGCTCATAAACTTCTTggagaaaaatttgttaatcaaATATACACTTTGCATGGTCTATTGGTGGCTGCAATACCTAATGAGGGTATTGAACATCTATTAACTTTTGATGGATTCTTAAGTTTGTTGGCACTGATAG GCACAAACACACAGGGAGTTGGCACAAGTGCAATAGCCAATTGGGCAACTAAAGCAGAAAATCTTTCTCTTGAAACTAAAGATAAAGAAGTTTTTGATTCATTCCTCGATCAACTCTACCAACAAATGGAAGAAAATGTTGGAGATTTCCTTAATAATGAAGGCGTAGCATTGTACAGACTTCAGAGTTGTTGTAATCATAGTTGTGATCCAAATGCTGTAgtgaaatttatgaataataaccACAG GCTATCTTTGGTTGCTTTAAAAGATATAGAAGAGGGTGAAGAAATTTGCATAAGTTATTTAGATGATTGTGTGTTAACAAAGTCAAGACATTCCAGATGCAAAGAACTGATGAACAATTATTTGTTTGTCTGCAGATGTGACAGATGCAATAATGAATCTGATCAACCAGATGAAACTAGTGAAGAAGATGACTCAATGAGTGATTAA
- the LOC130450877 gene encoding poly(U)-binding-splicing factor half pint isoform X2, with amino-acid sequence MMTSFQQQRLMMTTSTKSIPITQSVNALAPLLPPPSLPPSVLPPIPPPPMIPPGIQTLGIPPPPLPSMQINTVDTVSHQISLPIEQESGGTPEMECVSKPKSELDSMDYEPPAPGTEETPDIPVDPARLCAGYEYNYDLTQIGEVITGPGARSSTIAGILGGSLPKLSSEDAEAVSKAKKYAMEQSIRMVLMKQTIAYQQQKNKTFQRHQVLVLMCRVYVGSISFELKEDTIRQAFLPFGPIKSINMSWDPVTQKHKGFAFVEYEIPEAAQLALEQMNGVMIGGRNIKVVGRPSNMPQAQNVIDEIQEEAKQYNRIYVASIHPDLVEDDIKSVFEAFGPIIYCKLAQGSSGNRHKGYGFIEYETAQAANEAIASMNLFDLGGQYLRVGRAITPPNALLGPSSGSSVLPTAAAVAAAAATAKIQAMDAVASNVAALGLPNLSKSPASPAIVTQSVVMPGITQPVVTMPTVVSTTGIPPAVIPPPGIAIPQITAQPSIVTPIITPPQVVVPAPSIVTPTISQPPSMESIKKVHEAQQKQQEQLQKKLLDQSEPQTLQQQENMSIKGQNARHFVMQKLMRKVDSRIVILRNMVGPEDVDDMLQEEIQEECSKFGSVERVIIYNEKQSEEDDDSDVIVKIFVEFTETTASEKARDALNGRYFGGRLVQASLYDQTLFDHSDFSG; translated from the exons ATGATGACTTCTTTTCAACAGCAACGCCTCATGATGACTACATCGACTAAATCC attccAATAACTCAGAGTGTTAATGCTCTAGCTCCGTTGTTACCTCCTCCCAGTTTACCTCCATCAGTTCTACCTCCCATTCCTCCACCGCCGATGATTCCACCAGGCATCCAGACATTGGGCATACCTCCTCCTCCATTACCTTCAATGCAAATAAATACTGTTGATACCGTTTCTCATCAAATATCCCTTCCTATTGAACAAGAATCAGGAGGGACTCCAGAAATGGAATGTGTAAGTAAGCCTAAATCAGAACTTGATTCCATGGATTATGAACCTCCTGCTCCAGGAACAGAAGAAACACCGGATATACCAGTTGATCCAGCAA gATTGTGTGCTGGATACGAGTATAACTATGATTTAACTCAAATCGGAGAAGTTATTACAG GTCCTGGCGCTCGTAGCAGTACCATAGCTGGTATTCTAGGAGGTTCACTTCCAAAACTATCTTCTGAAGACGCCGAAGCCGTtagtaaagcaaaaaaatatgcaatGGAACAGAGTATTAGAATGGTTCTTATGAAGCAGACCATTGCATATCAACAGCag aaaaataaaaccTTCCAGAGACATCAAGTACTAGTATTAATGTGCAG ggTGTATGTAGGTAGCATAAGTTTCGAGTTGAAAGAAGATACTATCAGACAGGCTTTTCTACCTTTTGGCCCAATTAAGTCTATAAATATGTCTTGGGATCCAGTTACACAAAAACATAAGGGCTTTGCATTTGTTGAATACGAAATACCAGAGGCAGCACAATTGGCACTTGAACAGATGAATGGTGTCATGATTGGTGGTAGAAATATTAAAGTTGTCGGAAGACCTAGCAACATGCCACAGGCACAAAACGTCATCGATGAAATTCAAGAAGAAGCTAAACAATATAATAGAATTTATGTAGCATCCATACATCCAGATTTAGTTGAAGATGATATCAAAAG tgtgTTTGAAGCATTTGGCCCTATTATATATTGTAAACTTGCCCAAGGTAGTTCAGGAAACAGACACAAAGGTTATGGATTTATTGAATATGAAACTGCCCAGGCTGCAAACGAAGCTATTGCCAGtatgaatttatttgatttaggTGGCCAGTATCTAAGAGTTGGTAGAGCTATTACACCTCCTAATGCATTATTGGGACCTTCTTCGGGATCTAGTGTTTTACCAACAGCAGCCGCAG TTGCTGCGGCAGCTGCAACTGCAAAAATACAAGCCATGGATGCAGTAGCTAGTAATGTAGCAGCGCTAGGATTACCTAATTTAAGCAAATCTCCAGCTTCTCCAGCGATAGTGACTCAATCAGTAGTAATGCCTGGCATTACTCAACCTGTTGTAACAATGCCTACTGTAGTTTCAACAACTGGTATCCCACCTGCAGTTATTCCGCCTCCTGGTATCGCCATACCACAAATAACAGCACAGCCTTCTATTGTTACACCTATAATTACTCCACCACAA gTTGTTGTGCCCGCACCATCAATAGTCACACCTACAATCAGTCAACCACCATCAATGGAATCCATTAAAAAAGTCCATGAAGCACAACAAAAACAACAAGAGCAATTgcagaaaaaattgttagacCAAAGTGAACCGCAAACCTTACAGCAGCAAGAAAATATGTCCATAAAAGGCCAAAATGCCAGACACTTTGTGATGCAGAAACTAATGAGGAAAGTCGACTCTAGGATTGTTATTCTCAg aaACATGGTAGGCCCAGAAGATGTTGATGATATGTTACAGGAGGAAATTCAAGAAGAATGTAGTAAATTTGGATCAGTTGAAAgagttataatttataatgaaaaacagtCTGAAGAAGATGACGATTCTGATGTGATAGTTaaaatttttgtggaattcaCAGAAACTACCG cTAGTGAAAAAGCGAGGGACGCTTTAAATGGAAGATATTTCGGAGGAAGACTGGTGCAAGCGTCACTATATGACCAAACATTATTTGATCATAGTGATTTTTCGGGTTAA